One segment of Acropora muricata isolate sample 2 chromosome 8, ASM3666990v1, whole genome shotgun sequence DNA contains the following:
- the LOC136926110 gene encoding NADPH oxidase 4-like isoform X4 produces the protein MGKLLKTRKILHKLLRVYHKSIGPVAVFAIATAIFLRSYYKYKYYLQYYYLYGMLGESLCWSRGAASVLCVSCCVVLLPMCRNVLTFVRNSSKVIARLFGRVCDENIWFHKTCAVIIIVATAIHIGSHLVNAVRFSTNYSSNFTDLNFASCYKQDPLILIFTSVPGLTGTAMVLILLAMIVTSTTAVRQASYEVFWYTHHLFVVFFLLLFVHGFGGVIKHQVNLDTHFPGCNSMKINGSTIGDTGNVTWCSQKPIFEADKPEAWMWCMVPLFLYAMERLIRGVRSFQKVEIIKIVDHDDGVLEVQMKKKNFKAVPGQYVFVKCQEVSTFEWHPFTLTLCPSAEDFTFSIHCKILGDWTERFAHHLLHTPAEERQRPSEDEKHNTRYSKIKIVIDGPYGSPCTDVFSYKVSVCIATGIGVTPFAAIMNDLRLKMTSRSPVKLRRLYFVWVCKRIKSFQWFVELLYYIHVQLWEANRPDFLICNFYFTGSQQSQNEIQKKQCETWLKSRLHQNRPTWRSLFDRVSNENPRANVGVFYCGNRKVTAVLKKASERFYVTGTKFIFNKEILT, from the exons ATGGGAAAGTTgttgaaaacaagaaagattCTCCACAAACTTCTTCGAGTTTATCATAAATCTATTGGGCCG GTAGCCGTATTTGCGATAGCTACAGCAATTTTCCTGCGTTCCTATTACAAGTATAAATACTATCTTCAGTATTACTATCTGTATGGTATGTTGGGG GAAAGTCTGTGTTGGTCACGTGGTGCAGCCTCGGTTTTATGCGTCAGTTGCTGCGTTGTTCTTCTTCCGATGTGTCGTAATGTTTTGACATTTGTCAGAAACTCCAGCAAG GTTATTGCTCGTTTGTTTGGTCGTGTATGTGATGAGAACATTTGGTTCCATAAGACATGCGCAGTGATTATCATCGTTGCCACTG CCATTCACATAGGATCTCATTTAGTGAACGCTGTCAGATTTTCAACCAACTACAGCTCCAACTTCACGGATTTGAACTTCGCCTCCTGCTACAAACAG GATCCCTTGATATTGATCTTTACGTCAG ttcCTGGACTGACAGGCACTGCAATGGTACTAATTTTACTTGCCATG ATTGTAACATCTACAACCGCTGTGAG gcAAGCCTCATATGAAGTGTTTTGGTACACACATCATCTGTTTGTCGTATTCTTTTTACTTCTCTTTGTTCATGGTTTTGG agGGGTCATTAAACACCAAGTGAATCTTGATACTCACTTTCCTGGATGCAATTCAATGAAAATCAACGGAAGCACGATCGGTGATACAGGCAATGTGACATGGTGTTCacaaaaacctatttttgaGGCCGATAAACCTGAG GCTTGGATGTGGTGCATGGTTCCCCTTTTTCTGTATGCAATGGAGAGATTGATACGAGGAGTAAGGAGTTTTCAAAAGGTGGAAATCATTAAG ATTGTTGACCATGATGATGGAGTATTGGAAGTACAGATGAAAAAGAAGAATTTCAAAGCCGTACCAGGGCAG TATGTGTTCGTCAAGTGTCAAGAAGTGTCAACGTTTGAGTGGCATCCTTTTACCCTCACACTG TGCCCTTCGGCTGAAGATTTCACGTTTTCGATACACTGTAAGATTCTCGGAGATTGGACAG AGAGGTTTGCGCATCATTTGCTTCATACGCCTGCTGAGGAAAGACAGAGACCTTCAGAGGATGAAAAGCACAACACCAGATACTCCAAAATAAA GATTGTAATTGATGGCCCATATGGGAGCCCCTGCAcg GACGTGTTCAGTTACAAGGTCAGTGTCTGTATAGCAACAGGAATTGGTGTGACTCCCTTTGCCGCTATCATGAATGACCTCAG ACTGAAAATGACATCAAGAAGCCCTGTTAAGCTTCGCCGATTGTATTTTGTATGGGTGTGCAAACGTATCAAGTCATTCCAGTGGTTTGTGGAACTCTTATACTACATTCACGTGCAG CTCTGGGAAGCCAATCGTCCGGATTTCCTCATATGTAACTTTTATTTCACGGGATCACAGCAATCTCAAAACGAG ATTCAAAAGAAGCAGTGTGAAACTTGGTTAAAGAGCAGACTACATCAAAACAGGCCAACGTGGCGATCACTGTTTGATCGAGTGAGCAACGAAAATCCCAG GGCTAATGTCGGGGTGTTTTATTGCGGAAACCGCAAGGTTACAGCGGTATTGAAAAAGGCAAGTGAGAGGTTCTATGTAACAGGAACGAAATTTATCTTCAATAAAGAGATTTTAACTTAA
- the LOC136926110 gene encoding NADPH oxidase 4-like isoform X2: MFAISVIQESQFKGLHSPALNRVFRLQSIRLSSEVAGCVKVVSTSCSLKKDKVAANMGKLLKTRKILHKLLRVYHKSIGPVAVFAIATAIFLRSYYKYKYYLQYYYLYGMLGESLCWSRGAASVLCVSCCVVLLPMCRNVLTFVRNSSKVIARLFGRVCDENIWFHKTCAVIIIVATAIHIGSHLVNAVRFSTNYSSNFTDLNFASCYKQDPLILIFTSVPGLTGTAMVLILLAMIVTSTTAVRQASYEVFWYTHHLFVVFFLLLFVHGFGGVIKHQVNLDTHFPGCNSMKINGSTIGDTGNVTWCSQKPIFEADKPEAWMWCMVPLFLYAMERLIRGVRSFQKVEIIKIVDHDDGVLEVQMKKKNFKAVPGQYVFVKCQEVSTFEWHPFTLTLCPSAEDFTFSIHCKILGDWTERFAHHLLHTPAEERQRPSEDEKHNTRYSKIKIVIDGPYGSPCTDVFSYKVSVCIATGIGVTPFAAIMNDLRLKMTSRSPVKLRRLYFVWVCKRIKSFQWFVELLYYIHVQLWEANRPDFLICNFYFTGSQQSQNEIQKKQCETWLKSRLHQNRPTWRSLFDRVSNENPRANVGVFYCGNRKVTAVLKKASERFYVTGTKFIFNKEILT, from the exons ATGTTTGCGATATCAGTTATTCAAGAAAGCCAGTTCAAG GGTCTCCACTCTCCGGCGTTGAATCGCGTGTTTCGATTGCAATCCATACGACTATCCAGTGAAGTTGCCGGTTGCGTTAAAGTTGTCAGTACTTCGTGTTCATTAAAGAAGGACAAGGTAGCGGCGAACATGGGAAAGTTgttgaaaacaagaaagattCTCCACAAACTTCTTCGAGTTTATCATAAATCTATTGGGCCG GTAGCCGTATTTGCGATAGCTACAGCAATTTTCCTGCGTTCCTATTACAAGTATAAATACTATCTTCAGTATTACTATCTGTATGGTATGTTGGGG GAAAGTCTGTGTTGGTCACGTGGTGCAGCCTCGGTTTTATGCGTCAGTTGCTGCGTTGTTCTTCTTCCGATGTGTCGTAATGTTTTGACATTTGTCAGAAACTCCAGCAAG GTTATTGCTCGTTTGTTTGGTCGTGTATGTGATGAGAACATTTGGTTCCATAAGACATGCGCAGTGATTATCATCGTTGCCACTG CCATTCACATAGGATCTCATTTAGTGAACGCTGTCAGATTTTCAACCAACTACAGCTCCAACTTCACGGATTTGAACTTCGCCTCCTGCTACAAACAG GATCCCTTGATATTGATCTTTACGTCAG ttcCTGGACTGACAGGCACTGCAATGGTACTAATTTTACTTGCCATG ATTGTAACATCTACAACCGCTGTGAG gcAAGCCTCATATGAAGTGTTTTGGTACACACATCATCTGTTTGTCGTATTCTTTTTACTTCTCTTTGTTCATGGTTTTGG agGGGTCATTAAACACCAAGTGAATCTTGATACTCACTTTCCTGGATGCAATTCAATGAAAATCAACGGAAGCACGATCGGTGATACAGGCAATGTGACATGGTGTTCacaaaaacctatttttgaGGCCGATAAACCTGAG GCTTGGATGTGGTGCATGGTTCCCCTTTTTCTGTATGCAATGGAGAGATTGATACGAGGAGTAAGGAGTTTTCAAAAGGTGGAAATCATTAAG ATTGTTGACCATGATGATGGAGTATTGGAAGTACAGATGAAAAAGAAGAATTTCAAAGCCGTACCAGGGCAG TATGTGTTCGTCAAGTGTCAAGAAGTGTCAACGTTTGAGTGGCATCCTTTTACCCTCACACTG TGCCCTTCGGCTGAAGATTTCACGTTTTCGATACACTGTAAGATTCTCGGAGATTGGACAG AGAGGTTTGCGCATCATTTGCTTCATACGCCTGCTGAGGAAAGACAGAGACCTTCAGAGGATGAAAAGCACAACACCAGATACTCCAAAATAAA GATTGTAATTGATGGCCCATATGGGAGCCCCTGCAcg GACGTGTTCAGTTACAAGGTCAGTGTCTGTATAGCAACAGGAATTGGTGTGACTCCCTTTGCCGCTATCATGAATGACCTCAG ACTGAAAATGACATCAAGAAGCCCTGTTAAGCTTCGCCGATTGTATTTTGTATGGGTGTGCAAACGTATCAAGTCATTCCAGTGGTTTGTGGAACTCTTATACTACATTCACGTGCAG CTCTGGGAAGCCAATCGTCCGGATTTCCTCATATGTAACTTTTATTTCACGGGATCACAGCAATCTCAAAACGAG ATTCAAAAGAAGCAGTGTGAAACTTGGTTAAAGAGCAGACTACATCAAAACAGGCCAACGTGGCGATCACTGTTTGATCGAGTGAGCAACGAAAATCCCAG GGCTAATGTCGGGGTGTTTTATTGCGGAAACCGCAAGGTTACAGCGGTATTGAAAAAGGCAAGTGAGAGGTTCTATGTAACAGGAACGAAATTTATCTTCAATAAAGAGATTTTAACTTAA
- the LOC136926110 gene encoding NADPH oxidase 4-like isoform X1 — MFAISVIQESQFKGLHSPALNRVFRLQSIRLSSEVAGCVKVVSTSCSLKKDKVAANMGKLLKTRKILHKLLRVYHKSIGPVAVFAIATAIFLRSYYKYKYYLQYYYLYGMLGESLCWSRGAASVLCVSCCVVLLPMCRNVLTFVRNSSKILLQVIARLFGRVCDENIWFHKTCAVIIIVATAIHIGSHLVNAVRFSTNYSSNFTDLNFASCYKQDPLILIFTSVPGLTGTAMVLILLAMIVTSTTAVRQASYEVFWYTHHLFVVFFLLLFVHGFGGVIKHQVNLDTHFPGCNSMKINGSTIGDTGNVTWCSQKPIFEADKPEAWMWCMVPLFLYAMERLIRGVRSFQKVEIIKIVDHDDGVLEVQMKKKNFKAVPGQYVFVKCQEVSTFEWHPFTLTLCPSAEDFTFSIHCKILGDWTERFAHHLLHTPAEERQRPSEDEKHNTRYSKIKIVIDGPYGSPCTDVFSYKVSVCIATGIGVTPFAAIMNDLRLKMTSRSPVKLRRLYFVWVCKRIKSFQWFVELLYYIHVQLWEANRPDFLICNFYFTGSQQSQNEIQKKQCETWLKSRLHQNRPTWRSLFDRVSNENPRANVGVFYCGNRKVTAVLKKASERFYVTGTKFIFNKEILT, encoded by the exons ATGTTTGCGATATCAGTTATTCAAGAAAGCCAGTTCAAG GGTCTCCACTCTCCGGCGTTGAATCGCGTGTTTCGATTGCAATCCATACGACTATCCAGTGAAGTTGCCGGTTGCGTTAAAGTTGTCAGTACTTCGTGTTCATTAAAGAAGGACAAGGTAGCGGCGAACATGGGAAAGTTgttgaaaacaagaaagattCTCCACAAACTTCTTCGAGTTTATCATAAATCTATTGGGCCG GTAGCCGTATTTGCGATAGCTACAGCAATTTTCCTGCGTTCCTATTACAAGTATAAATACTATCTTCAGTATTACTATCTGTATGGTATGTTGGGG GAAAGTCTGTGTTGGTCACGTGGTGCAGCCTCGGTTTTATGCGTCAGTTGCTGCGTTGTTCTTCTTCCGATGTGTCGTAATGTTTTGACATTTGTCAGAAACTCCAGCAAG ATTCTCCTGCAGGTTATTGCTCGTTTGTTTGGTCGTGTATGTGATGAGAACATTTGGTTCCATAAGACATGCGCAGTGATTATCATCGTTGCCACTG CCATTCACATAGGATCTCATTTAGTGAACGCTGTCAGATTTTCAACCAACTACAGCTCCAACTTCACGGATTTGAACTTCGCCTCCTGCTACAAACAG GATCCCTTGATATTGATCTTTACGTCAG ttcCTGGACTGACAGGCACTGCAATGGTACTAATTTTACTTGCCATG ATTGTAACATCTACAACCGCTGTGAG gcAAGCCTCATATGAAGTGTTTTGGTACACACATCATCTGTTTGTCGTATTCTTTTTACTTCTCTTTGTTCATGGTTTTGG agGGGTCATTAAACACCAAGTGAATCTTGATACTCACTTTCCTGGATGCAATTCAATGAAAATCAACGGAAGCACGATCGGTGATACAGGCAATGTGACATGGTGTTCacaaaaacctatttttgaGGCCGATAAACCTGAG GCTTGGATGTGGTGCATGGTTCCCCTTTTTCTGTATGCAATGGAGAGATTGATACGAGGAGTAAGGAGTTTTCAAAAGGTGGAAATCATTAAG ATTGTTGACCATGATGATGGAGTATTGGAAGTACAGATGAAAAAGAAGAATTTCAAAGCCGTACCAGGGCAG TATGTGTTCGTCAAGTGTCAAGAAGTGTCAACGTTTGAGTGGCATCCTTTTACCCTCACACTG TGCCCTTCGGCTGAAGATTTCACGTTTTCGATACACTGTAAGATTCTCGGAGATTGGACAG AGAGGTTTGCGCATCATTTGCTTCATACGCCTGCTGAGGAAAGACAGAGACCTTCAGAGGATGAAAAGCACAACACCAGATACTCCAAAATAAA GATTGTAATTGATGGCCCATATGGGAGCCCCTGCAcg GACGTGTTCAGTTACAAGGTCAGTGTCTGTATAGCAACAGGAATTGGTGTGACTCCCTTTGCCGCTATCATGAATGACCTCAG ACTGAAAATGACATCAAGAAGCCCTGTTAAGCTTCGCCGATTGTATTTTGTATGGGTGTGCAAACGTATCAAGTCATTCCAGTGGTTTGTGGAACTCTTATACTACATTCACGTGCAG CTCTGGGAAGCCAATCGTCCGGATTTCCTCATATGTAACTTTTATTTCACGGGATCACAGCAATCTCAAAACGAG ATTCAAAAGAAGCAGTGTGAAACTTGGTTAAAGAGCAGACTACATCAAAACAGGCCAACGTGGCGATCACTGTTTGATCGAGTGAGCAACGAAAATCCCAG GGCTAATGTCGGGGTGTTTTATTGCGGAAACCGCAAGGTTACAGCGGTATTGAAAAAGGCAAGTGAGAGGTTCTATGTAACAGGAACGAAATTTATCTTCAATAAAGAGATTTTAACTTAA
- the LOC136926110 gene encoding NADPH oxidase 4-like isoform X3 — protein sequence MGKLLKTRKILHKLLRVYHKSIGPVAVFAIATAIFLRSYYKYKYYLQYYYLYGMLGESLCWSRGAASVLCVSCCVVLLPMCRNVLTFVRNSSKILLQVIARLFGRVCDENIWFHKTCAVIIIVATAIHIGSHLVNAVRFSTNYSSNFTDLNFASCYKQDPLILIFTSVPGLTGTAMVLILLAMIVTSTTAVRQASYEVFWYTHHLFVVFFLLLFVHGFGGVIKHQVNLDTHFPGCNSMKINGSTIGDTGNVTWCSQKPIFEADKPEAWMWCMVPLFLYAMERLIRGVRSFQKVEIIKIVDHDDGVLEVQMKKKNFKAVPGQYVFVKCQEVSTFEWHPFTLTLCPSAEDFTFSIHCKILGDWTERFAHHLLHTPAEERQRPSEDEKHNTRYSKIKIVIDGPYGSPCTDVFSYKVSVCIATGIGVTPFAAIMNDLRLKMTSRSPVKLRRLYFVWVCKRIKSFQWFVELLYYIHVQLWEANRPDFLICNFYFTGSQQSQNEIQKKQCETWLKSRLHQNRPTWRSLFDRVSNENPRANVGVFYCGNRKVTAVLKKASERFYVTGTKFIFNKEILT from the exons ATGGGAAAGTTgttgaaaacaagaaagattCTCCACAAACTTCTTCGAGTTTATCATAAATCTATTGGGCCG GTAGCCGTATTTGCGATAGCTACAGCAATTTTCCTGCGTTCCTATTACAAGTATAAATACTATCTTCAGTATTACTATCTGTATGGTATGTTGGGG GAAAGTCTGTGTTGGTCACGTGGTGCAGCCTCGGTTTTATGCGTCAGTTGCTGCGTTGTTCTTCTTCCGATGTGTCGTAATGTTTTGACATTTGTCAGAAACTCCAGCAAG ATTCTCCTGCAGGTTATTGCTCGTTTGTTTGGTCGTGTATGTGATGAGAACATTTGGTTCCATAAGACATGCGCAGTGATTATCATCGTTGCCACTG CCATTCACATAGGATCTCATTTAGTGAACGCTGTCAGATTTTCAACCAACTACAGCTCCAACTTCACGGATTTGAACTTCGCCTCCTGCTACAAACAG GATCCCTTGATATTGATCTTTACGTCAG ttcCTGGACTGACAGGCACTGCAATGGTACTAATTTTACTTGCCATG ATTGTAACATCTACAACCGCTGTGAG gcAAGCCTCATATGAAGTGTTTTGGTACACACATCATCTGTTTGTCGTATTCTTTTTACTTCTCTTTGTTCATGGTTTTGG agGGGTCATTAAACACCAAGTGAATCTTGATACTCACTTTCCTGGATGCAATTCAATGAAAATCAACGGAAGCACGATCGGTGATACAGGCAATGTGACATGGTGTTCacaaaaacctatttttgaGGCCGATAAACCTGAG GCTTGGATGTGGTGCATGGTTCCCCTTTTTCTGTATGCAATGGAGAGATTGATACGAGGAGTAAGGAGTTTTCAAAAGGTGGAAATCATTAAG ATTGTTGACCATGATGATGGAGTATTGGAAGTACAGATGAAAAAGAAGAATTTCAAAGCCGTACCAGGGCAG TATGTGTTCGTCAAGTGTCAAGAAGTGTCAACGTTTGAGTGGCATCCTTTTACCCTCACACTG TGCCCTTCGGCTGAAGATTTCACGTTTTCGATACACTGTAAGATTCTCGGAGATTGGACAG AGAGGTTTGCGCATCATTTGCTTCATACGCCTGCTGAGGAAAGACAGAGACCTTCAGAGGATGAAAAGCACAACACCAGATACTCCAAAATAAA GATTGTAATTGATGGCCCATATGGGAGCCCCTGCAcg GACGTGTTCAGTTACAAGGTCAGTGTCTGTATAGCAACAGGAATTGGTGTGACTCCCTTTGCCGCTATCATGAATGACCTCAG ACTGAAAATGACATCAAGAAGCCCTGTTAAGCTTCGCCGATTGTATTTTGTATGGGTGTGCAAACGTATCAAGTCATTCCAGTGGTTTGTGGAACTCTTATACTACATTCACGTGCAG CTCTGGGAAGCCAATCGTCCGGATTTCCTCATATGTAACTTTTATTTCACGGGATCACAGCAATCTCAAAACGAG ATTCAAAAGAAGCAGTGTGAAACTTGGTTAAAGAGCAGACTACATCAAAACAGGCCAACGTGGCGATCACTGTTTGATCGAGTGAGCAACGAAAATCCCAG GGCTAATGTCGGGGTGTTTTATTGCGGAAACCGCAAGGTTACAGCGGTATTGAAAAAGGCAAGTGAGAGGTTCTATGTAACAGGAACGAAATTTATCTTCAATAAAGAGATTTTAACTTAA